From a region of the Falco peregrinus isolate bFalPer1 chromosome 5, bFalPer1.pri, whole genome shotgun sequence genome:
- the LOC129784544 gene encoding heat shock transcription factor, X-linked-like has translation MSPLCSTGITMPCRNICWDPQPASASWPLLADWQDQGLALHGAGHRGKLGTKAMERELSAQVTPSLPAPEELGQWADTTCAGPPGQGESAPRDAATQVVGEERHVQPGGDGHDTKQVPPASSKSVGQGSGLLSLRFPQKLWTMVESDQFRSIWWSKGGKCVAINEKLFKEEVLGRGGPLQVYTRQSMKSFLRQMNYHGFIKMQGDGERSASLPEFLAEEAAAAAHSKVLYYYNPLFNRGHPHLLEKCRRRAGLKRKALEMDEGQPCRRPGGQPAGDMPASTKRWAEAPPSLGATRPSPPAAAPALPELAGAAGSKNFSPVAHSSPPPLSALPASPAPLCRQSPPVPHCPTCTCHLRTADAIRPQRGTI, from the exons ATGTCACCACTATGCAGCACGGGCATCACAATGCCGTGCCGGAATATCTGCTGGGACCCACAgccagccagtgccagctggcctTTGCTTGCTGACTGGCAGGACCAAGGCCTGGCTCTCCACGGTGCTGGCCACCGAGGCAAGCTTGGCACAAAAGCAATGGAGCGGGAGCTGTCTGCTCAAGTAACaccatccctgcctgctccagaggagctggggcagtgggCAGACACGACTTGTGCTGGCCCTCCAGGACAGGGGGAAAGTGCCCCCCGGGACGCTGCCACGCAAGTGGTAGGGGAGGAGCGGCACGTCCAACCGGGGGGTGACGGACATGACACCAAACAAGTCCCTCCTGCTTCCAGCAAGAGCGTGGGCCAAGGCAGTGGGCTCCTGTCGCTCCGCTTTCCACAGAAGCTTTGGACGATGGTGGAAAGCGACCAGTTTCGGTCCATTTGGTGGAGCAAGGGAGGAAAATGCGTGGCCATCAACGAGAAGCTCTTCAAAGaggaggtgctgggcaggggaggaCCTCTGCAGGTTTACACCAGGCAGAGCATGAAGAGCTTCCTTCGCCAGATGAACTACCACGGATTCATCAAAATGCAAGGGGATGGCGAAAGATCTGCCTCCCTGCCTGAGTTCCTggcagaagaagcagcagctgctgctcacagcaag GTACTCTACTACTATAACCCCCTCTTTAACAGAGGGCATCCCCACCTGCTGGAAAAGTGCCGGAGGAGGGCTGGCCTCAAGCGGAAAGCCCTGGAGATGGATGaggggcagccctgcagaagaCCAGGTGGCCAGCCTGCAGGGGACATGCCAGCGTCCACCAAGCGATGGGCTGAAGCACCTCCCAGCCTCGGTGCCACCCGTCCATCTCCACCGGCAGCTGCTCCCGCACTTCCAGAGCTGGCGGGAGCAGCGGGCAGCAAGAACTTCAGCCCTGTGGCCcactcctccccaccaccactctCAGCTCTGCCAGCGTCCCCAGCACCACTCTGCAGACAAAGCCCTCCAGTCCCCCACTGCCCCACCTGCACCTGCCACCTCAGGACTGCAGACGCCATCAGACCCCAGCGCGGCACAATCTAA